From the genome of Microscilla marina ATCC 23134:
TGATGAAGGCAGAAGGGTAGAAATGGTGTTTTATGTGATGTAGGGGAAGCTTTTATGAGCAGTGAATTTGAAGATGTATTGCAATCTTCACAAAATAATGGTAGAGTTTATTTTTTTAGCGAGCAAACCGACTTTGTGTTAAGCAAAGAAGCAGAGGCAATCAAGTGGGTAAACCTTATTGCCGAGCAAGCTAATTATAAAATAAATGGACTTAACTATATATTTTGTAATGATGCCTACCTACACCAAATCAATGTGGAGTATCTCGACCATGATACTTATACCGACATCATCACCTTTGACAATTCTGAAGAAGAGCAGTTAATAGAGGGCGACATTTTTATCAGTATAGATCGAATACGCGAAAATGCCGCCACCTATAATGCTTCTTTCGCTGTTGAATTACACCGTGTGATGGCTCATGGCTTATTGCATTTGCTGGGGTTTGGTGATAAAACTGATGATGAAAAGCTTATAATGCGTACTCAAGAAGACAAAGCATTGACTTTGTGGAGTACTACTTTGTAAGCATAGGCAAATCTGTTGACATGATTGACTTGTTTGGTAAACAAAAACCAAACTATGCCAGTAGTTCTCATTATTCTAAAAAGCCTAATACCTTAGGTTTTTGACATACCTAATTCGCTACCTGTATGACAGGTAACCTTCCAAAATAATATGAAAGCAGCTTCTATCAGAGAGATCAAACATGAGCTAAACAATATGCCTCAGGGTGAATTAATTGAGCTTTGTCTGAAGATGTCAAAGTTTAAAAAAGAAAATAAAGAGTTGTTAACCTATCTCTTGTTTGAAGCGAATAATGAAGCAAATTATATAGAGAGTATTAAAGAGGAAATGGATGTTCAGTTTGCCAACATCAACCTGAAAAGTGCTTATTTTGCTAAGAAAAGTATTCGTAAAATACAGCGAATGGTGAAAAAGTTTATCAAGTACTCTAAACATAAAGAAACAGAAGTAGAGTTGCTGATTTACTTTTGTATTCATCTTAATAAAGTAAATACCTTATTGGGCAAGAGTTTGGCATTACGCAACATTAACCTACGTCAAATAGCGACTATCCGCAAAACCATTACCTACCTGCATGAAGACCTTCAGTATGATTATAAAATAGAGTTAGACGAGATTGCAGCCAAGGTCTAACACCTTGGTTTACTTCATTTTATCGGATAATTTTTTTAGTAGTCAG
Proteins encoded in this window:
- the ybeY gene encoding rRNA maturation RNase YbeY encodes the protein MSSEFEDVLQSSQNNGRVYFFSEQTDFVLSKEAEAIKWVNLIAEQANYKINGLNYIFCNDAYLHQINVEYLDHDTYTDIITFDNSEEEQLIEGDIFISIDRIRENAATYNASFAVELHRVMAHGLLHLLGFGDKTDDEKLIMRTQEDKALTLWSTTL